One segment of Brassica napus cultivar Da-Ae chromosome C3, Da-Ae, whole genome shotgun sequence DNA contains the following:
- the LOC106434619 gene encoding lysine histidine transporter-like 7, with protein MSELTLARLSDLESQEGEGSPSLMSQTLSRDPHATSGGNDDSDGGRIPVEEWLPITESRKGNVYTATFHLLCSGLGFQVLVLPAAFAVLGWLWGMIVLTVGFAWKLYTIWLLVNLHEAVDGIRFSRYLRLAIASFGNI; from the exons ATGTCAGAATTAACATTGGCCAGGTTATCTGATTTAGAATCACAAGAAGGTGAAGGTTCTCCTTCATTAATGTCACAAACCCTCTCCAGGGATCCACATGCAACCTCCGGCGGTAACGATGACAGTGATGGTGGACGGATTCCGGTAGAAGAGTGGCTGCCGATCACGGAATCAAGAAAAGGGAATGTTTACACTGCGACGTTTCATCTTCTCTGTTCGGGACTTGGTTTCCAAGTGCTTGTTCTCCCTGCTGCTTTCGCAGTTCTCGGATG GTTATGGGGAATGATAGTTTTAACGGTTGGATTTGCATGGAAGCTTTACACGATATGGCTTCTTGTTAATCTCCACGAAGCCGTAGACGGAATACGTTTCAGTAGATACTTGAGACTCGCAATTGCTTCATTcggtaatatataa